A single Streptomyces mirabilis DNA region contains:
- a CDS encoding ADP-ribosylglycohydrolase family protein, with amino-acid sequence MGATAGAVWGRAEQQDFRSRVRGTLLGAAVGDALGAPVDGLTLEGIREAHGVEGLVDLAFGHGRRGAVTHLTQLTLFTLDGLIRAQVRRDTGAWHPPTDLHRAYRRWAATQSDWGPDERRKDDGWLAREEWLYARRDPARSCLIGFGDDIMGTLDAPKSPGEVGPEAAARSAPFGLLVGWEPQLVMQLAVECAAQTHGHSTAYLAAGAYAVIVHALARGESLDGAVQRALAILAARPGQQPVADALQHALGAVRQGMPTPGRVEELAGDGTAEGLLAVAVYCALVGEDIRHGLCLAVNQSGPSGVAGALTGGLLGALHGETALPPAWLAELEGRPTMLALADDFAMEMTQGPALHGPGGSAPGWLARYPRA; translated from the coding sequence GTGGGTGCGACAGCCGGTGCCGTCTGGGGCCGTGCGGAGCAGCAGGACTTCCGTAGCCGGGTACGCGGGACCCTGCTGGGCGCGGCCGTCGGGGACGCCCTCGGGGCGCCGGTCGACGGGCTCACCCTGGAGGGGATCCGGGAGGCCCACGGCGTGGAGGGGCTGGTCGACCTCGCCTTCGGGCACGGCCGGCGCGGCGCCGTCACCCACCTGACCCAGCTGACCCTCTTCACCCTGGACGGTCTGATACGTGCCCAGGTACGCCGTGACACCGGCGCCTGGCATCCGCCCACCGACCTCCACCGGGCGTACCGGCGCTGGGCGGCCACCCAGAGCGACTGGGGCCCCGACGAGCGCCGCAAGGACGACGGCTGGCTGGCCCGCGAGGAGTGGCTGTACGCGCGCCGGGACCCGGCCCGCTCCTGCCTGATCGGCTTCGGCGACGACATCATGGGCACGCTGGACGCGCCCAAGAGCCCCGGCGAGGTCGGGCCCGAGGCGGCCGCACGCTCCGCGCCCTTCGGGCTGCTCGTCGGCTGGGAGCCGCAGCTCGTGATGCAGCTCGCCGTCGAGTGCGCCGCGCAGACGCACGGGCACTCCACGGCGTACCTCGCGGCGGGCGCGTACGCCGTCATCGTGCACGCGCTGGCCCGCGGCGAGAGCCTCGACGGGGCCGTGCAGCGGGCGCTCGCGATTCTCGCGGCGCGGCCGGGGCAGCAGCCCGTCGCGGACGCGCTCCAGCATGCGCTGGGGGCTGTGCGGCAGGGGATGCCGACGCCAGGGCGCGTCGAGGAACTCGCCGGGGACGGTACGGCGGAGGGGTTGCTCGCGGTCGCCGTCTACTGCGCGTTGGTGGGGGAGGACATCCGGCACGGCCTGTGCCTCGCGGTGAACCAGAGTGGGCCCTCTGGGGTGGCCGGCGCCCTCACCGGGGGGCTACTCGGGGCCCTGCACGGCGAGACGGCCCTCCCGCCGGCCTGGCTGGCCGAGCTGGAGGGCCGTCCCACGATGCTGGCCCTGGCGGACGACTTCGCCATGGAGATGACCCAGGGCCCGGCCCTGCACGGCCCAGGCGGCTCCGCACCGGGCTGGCTGGCCCGCTACCCGCGGGCCTGA
- a CDS encoding tetratricopeptide repeat protein, with translation MGRARPSMQELIARRRRAGFVGRSHERAVFHRNLELPPEDERHRFLFHVHGNAGVGKTFLVREFEQIARDRGALTAYVDESVGSVPEAMSAISRQLGLQGRRFKELDRLLAVHRERRHEAETVALVDTEPGEPSAAGLVVARAGLVGLGMVPGVGAFAGALDAGQLAQSADRLRASLSARFRSQEDVQLVLTPERVLTPVLLGELSEAASTAPWIVLFFDTYERTGPLLDGWLHEVITTDRYGTLSADVVIVTSGQRPFDTARWGGFADFMTDVPLGPFTEAEARGLLAGKGVVAEPVVDEVLRLTGGLPVLVSTLAETRPADPDDVGDPSTTAVERFLKWEPDPVRRAVALACALPRRLDADVFRAVVDGTDIELDVLYGWLRERPFVDERGDRMQYHDVVRAPMLRLQRKGSPRRWAERHERLAAAFAGWREETEARLEDGYEWADEDWRELRLAESYHLLCAAPRSALPAVLTDVVDACGQADDLVRRWMRLLADAGQDTDAQAVRACGSDLTRVLDEGGKPEVLRFLLGRARGDEPWRARARAELADFLARDGAYERALEEYGRALALDPYLVRAHRGRALTRGGLGDHEGALADVERVVELEPDNPNNIVLRGEHHRLLRHDDEAVRDLSEGIRRDPANAFAWASRGATHERAGDPDAALADFGRALDLKPDYAWALGRRARVWRGLAEHDRQLADLDRALALWPDWGWGHCERGDALRVAGRHEEALADYDEALTIDPEYASAHASRGAALADLGRREEALAALDRALELRPSYEWAGALRARLLGPGESA, from the coding sequence ATGGGGCGTGCGCGGCCGTCGATGCAGGAGCTGATCGCTCGGCGCAGACGGGCGGGATTCGTGGGGCGAAGCCACGAACGGGCCGTCTTCCACCGGAACCTGGAGCTGCCGCCCGAGGACGAACGCCACCGCTTCCTCTTCCATGTGCACGGCAACGCGGGGGTCGGAAAGACCTTCCTGGTGAGGGAGTTCGAGCAGATCGCCCGGGACCGCGGGGCCTTGACGGCGTACGTCGACGAGAGCGTCGGTAGCGTGCCCGAGGCCATGAGCGCGATCAGTCGCCAACTCGGTCTGCAGGGCCGGAGGTTCAAGGAACTGGATCGGCTGCTCGCCGTTCACCGGGAGCGGCGGCACGAGGCCGAGACGGTCGCCTTGGTCGACACCGAACCCGGTGAGCCCTCGGCGGCCGGTCTGGTGGTGGCACGCGCCGGACTGGTCGGACTTGGCATGGTGCCGGGCGTGGGCGCCTTCGCGGGCGCCCTGGACGCGGGCCAACTCGCCCAGAGTGCTGACAGGTTGCGGGCGAGTCTCAGCGCGCGCTTCCGCAGCCAAGAGGACGTGCAGCTGGTCCTGACACCCGAACGGGTGCTGACGCCGGTGCTGCTGGGCGAGTTGTCGGAGGCGGCGTCGACGGCGCCCTGGATCGTCCTGTTCTTCGACACCTACGAACGCACCGGGCCGCTCCTCGACGGCTGGCTGCACGAGGTGATCACCACCGACCGTTACGGCACTCTGTCCGCCGACGTCGTCATCGTCACCTCCGGCCAACGGCCCTTCGACACCGCCCGCTGGGGCGGCTTCGCGGACTTCATGACGGACGTGCCGCTCGGGCCGTTCACGGAGGCGGAGGCACGGGGGCTGCTCGCCGGCAAAGGGGTGGTGGCCGAGCCGGTTGTCGACGAGGTGCTGCGGCTCACGGGCGGGCTGCCGGTGCTGGTGTCGACCCTCGCGGAGACCCGGCCGGCCGATCCGGACGACGTGGGAGACCCGAGCACGACGGCGGTGGAGCGGTTCCTGAAGTGGGAGCCGGACCCGGTGCGGCGCGCGGTCGCTCTGGCGTGTGCGCTGCCGCGGCGCCTGGACGCGGACGTGTTCCGGGCGGTGGTGGACGGTACGGATATCGAACTCGACGTCCTTTACGGCTGGTTGCGGGAACGACCGTTCGTCGACGAACGCGGCGACCGGATGCAGTACCACGACGTCGTACGGGCCCCGATGCTGCGCCTCCAGCGCAAGGGCTCGCCCAGGCGGTGGGCCGAGCGGCACGAGCGGCTCGCGGCGGCCTTCGCCGGGTGGCGGGAGGAGACCGAGGCCAGGCTGGAGGACGGCTACGAGTGGGCCGACGAGGACTGGCGGGAGCTGCGGCTCGCGGAGTCGTACCACCTGCTGTGCGCCGCACCCCGATCCGCGCTTCCCGCCGTCCTCACCGACGTCGTGGATGCCTGTGGTCAGGCGGACGACCTGGTGAGGCGCTGGATGCGGCTGCTGGCCGACGCGGGACAGGACACGGACGCCCAGGCCGTGCGGGCCTGCGGAAGCGACCTGACGCGGGTGCTCGACGAGGGAGGCAAGCCCGAGGTGCTCCGGTTCCTGCTCGGGCGGGCACGGGGCGACGAGCCCTGGCGGGCGCGGGCGCGGGCGGAGCTGGCCGACTTTCTCGCGCGGGACGGTGCCTACGAGCGCGCCCTGGAGGAGTACGGCCGCGCCCTCGCCCTGGACCCGTACCTGGTGCGGGCCCACCGAGGGCGGGCCCTGACCCGCGGCGGCCTGGGCGACCACGAGGGCGCACTCGCCGACGTCGAGCGCGTGGTGGAGCTGGAGCCGGACAACCCGAACAACATCGTCCTGCGCGGCGAGCACCACCGCCTCCTGCGCCATGACGACGAGGCGGTCCGGGACCTGAGCGAAGGCATTCGACGCGACCCGGCCAACGCCTTCGCCTGGGCCTCCCGAGGCGCCACCCACGAGCGCGCCGGAGACCCCGATGCGGCCCTCGCCGACTTCGGCCGCGCGCTCGACCTCAAGCCGGACTACGCCTGGGCACTGGGCCGCCGGGCCCGGGTCTGGCGTGGACTGGCCGAACACGACCGCCAGTTGGCCGACCTCGACCGGGCCCTCGCCCTCTGGCCCGACTGGGGCTGGGGCCACTGCGAACGTGGCGACGCCCTCCGAGTGGCCGGCCGCCACGAGGAGGCCCTCGCCGACTACGACGAGGCGCTCACCATCGATCCCGAGTACGCCTCGGCCCACGCCAGCCGCGGCGCGGCGCTGGCCGACCTGGGCCGCCGTGAGGAGGCACTCGCCGCCCTGGACCGCGCGCTGGAGCTCCGCCCTTCCTACGAGTGGGCCGGCGCCCTGCGCGCCCGCCTCCTGGGCCCCGGAGAATCCGCATGA
- a CDS encoding SDR family oxidoreductase has product MSLLAGKTVIVSGVGAGLGHQVAAAVVRDGGNAVLGARTEANLASSAAELDPDGAHTAYRATDITDEKQCEALAELAAERFGRIDAVVHVAAWDSYFGGLEDADFATWQSVIDVNLLGTLRMTRACLPALKVCGGSVVIIGTQSSVAAPSQVRQAAYAASKGALTSAMYSLARELGPHRVRVNTVLPGWMWGPPVEAYVQFTAHTEGVPEADVLKRLTERMALPELATDGDVADAAVFLASDRARAITGQSLLVNAGELMR; this is encoded by the coding sequence ATGTCACTGCTTGCGGGGAAGACGGTCATCGTCTCGGGGGTCGGCGCCGGGCTCGGCCATCAGGTCGCGGCGGCCGTCGTACGGGACGGGGGCAACGCGGTACTGGGGGCGCGCACGGAGGCCAATCTCGCCTCGTCCGCGGCCGAGCTCGACCCGGACGGCGCGCACACGGCGTACCGGGCCACGGACATCACGGACGAGAAGCAGTGCGAGGCGCTCGCGGAGCTCGCGGCGGAGCGGTTCGGGCGGATCGACGCGGTGGTGCACGTGGCGGCCTGGGACAGCTACTTCGGCGGCCTGGAGGACGCGGATTTCGCCACCTGGCAGTCGGTCATCGACGTGAATCTGCTGGGCACCCTGCGGATGACCCGGGCCTGCCTGCCCGCGCTGAAGGTGTGCGGCGGCTCGGTCGTCATCATCGGGACGCAGTCGTCGGTGGCCGCGCCGAGCCAGGTGCGGCAGGCGGCGTACGCGGCGTCCAAGGGCGCGCTGACGAGCGCGATGTACTCGCTGGCGAGGGAGCTGGGCCCCCATCGCGTCCGCGTGAACACCGTGCTGCCGGGGTGGATGTGGGGGCCGCCCGTCGAGGCGTACGTCCAGTTCACGGCACACACCGAGGGCGTGCCGGAGGCAGACGTCCTGAAGCGGCTCACCGAGCGGATGGCGCTGCCCGAGCTGGCCACGGACGGGGATGTGGCGGACGCCGCGGTGTTCCTGGCGTCCGACCGGGCACGGGCGATCACGGGCCAGTCGCTGCTCGTGAACGCCGGCGAACTCATGCGCTAG
- a CDS encoding sodium:solute symporter family protein: MNGFDWAVLVAYFGVMTAIGVWSHKRVDDVSDFFTAGGKMPWWLSGISHHMSGYSAVMFTGYAGIAYTYGITSYVTWALPIAIGVLLGAKLFAPRLNRLRSRLHVASPLEYLKDRYNVPTQQALAWSGILLKIVDVGAKWAAIATLLSVFTGVTLTQGILITGGITAVYCTIGGLWADALTELGQFVIQLLAGLSMLIIVLNKISDQGGLSKALDSPKLHGHANGFAGPYLTVFFIAYLFIKLFEYNGGMWNQAQRYMATGSAKQATKSAFLSAALWFVWPVILFIPMWLSPLLVTAKKPDGSDAYGLMTEQLLPHGLLGLVVVGFFSHTMAMCSSDANAIAAVFTRDVAPVLSKAARAWDTRTGLIAGRITTVAFLGFSMAVATQVNSPTFKDIITVVIKWVAGLMGPIAIPFILGLLRPFRKSGPTAALISWACGLLAFFFVNYNLDFSQRTDVKLEYQVSVPMVISLVLYILIGFLKPEDTPERDAIIEKINTDDDGDGAAAAAIPAPAEAADGAGTASPSGV; this comes from the coding sequence ATGAACGGCTTCGACTGGGCCGTCCTGGTCGCGTACTTCGGCGTCATGACCGCGATCGGTGTCTGGTCCCACAAGCGTGTGGACGACGTCAGCGACTTCTTCACCGCGGGCGGCAAGATGCCCTGGTGGCTGTCCGGCATCTCGCACCACATGTCGGGCTACAGCGCGGTGATGTTCACCGGGTACGCCGGCATCGCATACACGTACGGCATCACCTCGTACGTCACCTGGGCGCTGCCCATCGCCATCGGCGTGCTGCTCGGCGCGAAGCTGTTCGCGCCCCGGCTCAACCGGCTGCGCTCCCGGCTGCACGTGGCCTCACCGCTCGAATACCTCAAGGACCGCTACAACGTGCCGACGCAGCAGGCACTCGCCTGGTCGGGCATCCTGCTGAAGATCGTGGACGTCGGTGCGAAGTGGGCGGCGATCGCGACCCTGCTGAGCGTCTTCACCGGGGTCACGCTCACCCAGGGCATTCTCATCACCGGTGGCATCACGGCCGTGTACTGCACGATCGGCGGTCTGTGGGCGGACGCGCTGACGGAACTGGGCCAGTTCGTGATCCAGTTGCTGGCGGGGCTCTCGATGCTGATCATCGTACTGAACAAGATCTCCGACCAGGGTGGCCTGTCCAAGGCTCTCGACTCGCCGAAGCTGCACGGTCACGCGAACGGATTCGCGGGCCCGTACCTCACCGTGTTCTTCATCGCGTACCTGTTCATCAAGCTGTTCGAGTACAACGGCGGGATGTGGAACCAGGCCCAGCGCTACATGGCGACGGGCAGCGCCAAGCAGGCCACGAAGTCGGCCTTCCTGTCCGCCGCGCTCTGGTTCGTGTGGCCGGTGATCCTGTTCATCCCGATGTGGCTGTCGCCGCTCCTCGTCACGGCGAAGAAGCCCGACGGCTCGGACGCGTACGGTCTGATGACCGAGCAGCTCCTCCCCCACGGGTTGCTGGGCCTGGTCGTGGTCGGCTTCTTCTCGCACACGATGGCCATGTGCTCGTCGGACGCGAACGCGATCGCCGCGGTCTTCACCCGGGACGTGGCCCCGGTGCTCTCCAAGGCCGCTCGTGCCTGGGACACCCGGACCGGGCTCATCGCGGGGCGGATCACGACCGTCGCCTTCCTCGGGTTCTCGATGGCGGTGGCGACGCAGGTCAACTCCCCCACGTTCAAGGACATCATCACGGTCGTCATCAAGTGGGTGGCCGGGCTCATGGGGCCGATCGCGATCCCGTTCATCCTGGGCCTGCTGCGGCCGTTCCGTAAGTCCGGCCCGACGGCGGCGCTCATCAGTTGGGCCTGTGGTCTGCTCGCGTTCTTCTTCGTCAACTACAACCTGGACTTCTCCCAGCGCACCGATGTGAAGCTGGAGTATCAGGTCTCCGTCCCGATGGTCATCTCCCTCGTCCTGTACATCCTCATCGGCTTCCTGAAGCCCGAGGACACGCCGGAGCGGGACGCGATCATCGAGAAGATCAACACGGATGACGACGGGGACGGGGCCGCTGCCGCGGCGATCCCGGCCCCGGCGGAAGCCGCGGACGGGGCCGGCACCGCCAGCCCGTCCGGCGTCTGA
- a CDS encoding D-alanyl-D-alanine carboxypeptidase, with translation MAGESPDRSKQHESSASSAEATPGTPAAVPGPSRAAAAAASADPRLAVARERAATVRVDQATAVFSTRALAEGSAGSGGKGPAEDARLREAVAAWVAGADEEAPEGESEVPEASTGPEDSDKASKASKGAEKAVAAAEGDGAEAGTGAEAGAGAEVEAEAGAEDEADGESASGADASADIDADADADADADSDSDSDADSDAKSEVEAEVDAEVEAEVDAEVEAEGTAADDADAEPKTDAKSTSDAESETESETESETEDSKPEAKDSPKDASETSETSKKSSESSESSEDPEDSATPEAPSDVEGSKDTPAADDSTSADDLPSAKDAPDTDDAPEPPVDQPTAIFKAPKRPAVDQPTTMLKLGGAKPATDKPVDESKADQPKADRPRPETPSERTSKFVALKPLDEPVSRVKPKTTATPSVPSASSSPTRVAPADATAALPQVGPERTTQQPLPPKPPLDLLAELTNTPPPPQTPVRTLARRVKIWTPLVLLLAVIFAVAQSLRPVPTPTLDLTAESSYTFGGGGASIPWPASGQGALDVQGIGSFGTSGEQKAAPIASVAKVMTAYLILRDHPIKSGDGAKIKVDQKAEDQSDAGDESTVNVHAGDTITQKEALEGVLIASANNVARLLARWDAGSETAFVAKMNAAAKELGMTNTTYTDPSGLTKTTVSTAADQVKLAKAAMKDASFREVARMMEYTDYKGTRHSNWNHLVGSNNVIGIKTGTTTAAGGNLVFAATKEIGGEVRTIVGAVISQGPGGNDNTILGGALAAGDKLIRAAQASLKSATILKKGDVVGYVDDGLGGRTPVVITKDVTAVGWAGLKVKLSFVSSELPHSAKAGTKVGSLTVGDGGSSSAVQVPVELQKDLVEPGFGAKLTRVS, from the coding sequence GTGGCGGGCGAGTCCCCCGACAGGTCGAAGCAGCACGAGTCGTCGGCTTCGTCGGCAGAAGCGACGCCGGGGACCCCGGCCGCGGTTCCGGGCCCGAGCCGGGCCGCCGCGGCGGCGGCGTCGGCCGATCCCCGTCTGGCGGTGGCCCGAGAACGGGCCGCCACGGTACGGGTGGATCAGGCGACGGCGGTGTTCTCGACGCGGGCGTTGGCGGAAGGTTCCGCCGGGTCCGGGGGGAAGGGCCCCGCGGAGGACGCGCGACTGCGCGAGGCCGTGGCCGCCTGGGTCGCAGGGGCGGACGAGGAGGCCCCTGAGGGGGAGTCCGAGGTTCCGGAAGCCTCCACGGGCCCGGAGGACTCCGACAAGGCCTCCAAGGCCTCCAAGGGCGCGGAGAAGGCCGTTGCGGCGGCGGAGGGGGACGGGGCCGAGGCCGGGACGGGGGCTGAGGCTGGGGCTGGGGCCGAGGTTGAGGCTGAGGCTGGGGCTGAGGACGAGGCTGACGGGGAGTCGGCTTCGGGGGCCGACGCCAGTGCCGACATCGATGCCGATGCCGATGCCGACGCTGATGCCGACTCCGACTCCGACTCCGACGCGGACTCTGACGCCAAGTCCGAGGTCGAGGCCGAAGTTGATGCCGAGGTCGAGGCCGAAGTTGATGCCGAGGTCGAGGCCGAGGGCACGGCGGCGGATGACGCCGACGCCGAACCGAAGACGGACGCGAAGTCCACGTCGGACGCCGAGTCCGAGACCGAGTCCGAGACGGAGTCCGAGACCGAGGACTCGAAGCCGGAGGCGAAGGACTCTCCGAAGGACGCGTCCGAGACCTCTGAGACCTCGAAGAAGTCCTCCGAGTCCTCCGAGTCCTCCGAAGACCCCGAAGATTCCGCGACCCCCGAGGCTCCCTCGGACGTCGAGGGCTCCAAGGACACGCCGGCCGCGGACGATTCGACGTCCGCCGACGACTTGCCGTCGGCGAAGGACGCCCCGGACACCGACGACGCGCCCGAGCCCCCCGTCGACCAGCCCACCGCCATCTTCAAGGCGCCGAAGCGCCCGGCGGTGGACCAGCCCACCACCATGCTCAAGCTGGGCGGCGCCAAGCCGGCCACCGACAAGCCCGTGGACGAGTCGAAGGCCGACCAGCCCAAGGCGGACCGGCCGAGGCCCGAGACCCCGTCCGAGCGCACCAGCAAATTCGTGGCCCTCAAGCCCCTCGACGAACCCGTGTCGAGAGTGAAGCCGAAGACCACCGCGACCCCGTCCGTTCCCTCCGCCTCCTCCTCGCCCACCAGGGTGGCCCCCGCCGACGCCACCGCCGCCCTCCCGCAGGTCGGCCCCGAGCGCACCACGCAGCAGCCGCTGCCGCCGAAGCCGCCGCTGGACCTGCTGGCCGAGCTGACGAACACGCCGCCGCCCCCGCAGACCCCCGTGCGGACGCTCGCGCGCCGGGTGAAGATCTGGACGCCGCTGGTCCTGCTGCTTGCGGTCATCTTTGCGGTCGCACAGTCGCTCCGGCCGGTGCCGACCCCCACGCTGGACCTCACCGCCGAATCCAGCTACACCTTCGGCGGCGGCGGCGCCTCCATCCCGTGGCCGGCCTCCGGTCAGGGCGCGCTCGACGTCCAGGGCATCGGTTCGTTCGGCACGTCCGGCGAGCAGAAGGCGGCGCCCATCGCGAGCGTCGCCAAGGTGATGACGGCGTACCTGATCCTGCGCGACCACCCGATCAAGTCCGGCGACGGCGCGAAGATCAAGGTGGACCAGAAGGCCGAGGATCAGTCGGACGCCGGCGACGAGTCGACCGTCAACGTGCACGCGGGCGACACCATCACGCAGAAGGAGGCCCTGGAGGGCGTCCTGATCGCCTCGGCGAACAACGTGGCCCGGCTGCTGGCCCGCTGGGACGCCGGTTCCGAGACGGCCTTCGTCGCCAAGATGAACGCCGCGGCCAAGGAACTCGGGATGACGAACACGACGTACACCGACCCGTCCGGCCTGACGAAGACGACCGTGAGCACGGCCGCGGACCAGGTGAAGCTGGCCAAGGCCGCGATGAAGGACGCTTCCTTCCGCGAGGTCGCCCGGATGATGGAGTACACCGACTACAAGGGCACCAGGCACAGCAACTGGAACCACCTCGTCGGCTCCAACAACGTCATCGGCATCAAGACGGGCACCACCACCGCGGCCGGCGGCAACCTCGTCTTCGCGGCGACCAAGGAGATCGGCGGCGAGGTGCGGACCATCGTCGGAGCGGTGATCAGCCAGGGCCCCGGCGGCAACGACAACACCATCCTCGGCGGCGCCCTGGCCGCGGGCGACAAGCTGATCCGTGCCGCGCAGGCCTCGCTGAAGTCCGCGACGATCCTGAAGAAGGGCGATGTCGTCGGTTACGTCGACGACGGGCTCGGTGGCCGTACGCCGGTCGTGATCACCAAGGACGTCACGGCGGTCGGCTGGGCGGGGCTCAAGGTCAAGCTGTCGTTCGTCTCCTCGGAACTGCCGCACTCCGCGAAGGCCGGCACCAAGGTGGGCTCGCTCACCGTGGGTGACGGCGGCAGCAGCAGCGCCGTGCAGGTTCCCGTCGAGCTCCAGAAGGACCTCGTCGAGCCGGGCTTCGGCGCCAAGCTGACCCGCGTGAGCTGA
- a CDS encoding helix-turn-helix domain-containing protein, whose translation MASNVNPTVRRRRLGQELRRLRELKGMTAEEVAERLLVSQSKISRLENGRRSISQRDVRDLCGVYEVEDHRIVDSLMQMAKDSRQQGWWHSFGDIPYSVYIGLETDAASLRVYDPQVVPGLLQTRPYAEALIAGALPETASGDIDKRVQVRLRRQERISAPENPLRPWTVLDEAALRRVVGNRSVMRDQLEHLVEQSQLPHVTVQVIPFDMGAHPGLNGQYAILEFPDAADSSVVYIEGVTSDLYLEKANDVQKYSVMYEHLRAQALNVEQSRQFIADIAKEYAR comes from the coding sequence GTGGCGTCCAATGTCAATCCCACCGTCCGGCGGCGCCGGCTGGGCCAGGAGCTGCGCCGGCTCCGCGAGCTCAAGGGCATGACGGCCGAAGAAGTCGCCGAGCGGCTGCTGGTCTCGCAGTCGAAGATCAGCCGGCTGGAGAACGGACGGCGCAGTATCAGCCAGCGTGACGTCCGCGATCTGTGCGGGGTCTACGAGGTCGAGGACCACCGGATCGTCGACTCCCTGATGCAGATGGCCAAGGACTCGCGCCAGCAGGGCTGGTGGCACTCCTTCGGCGACATCCCGTACAGCGTCTACATCGGGCTGGAAACCGACGCCGCGTCACTTCGCGTCTACGATCCCCAGGTCGTCCCCGGTCTCCTGCAGACCCGGCCGTACGCCGAGGCGCTGATCGCGGGCGCGCTGCCCGAGACCGCTTCCGGTGACATCGACAAGCGCGTCCAGGTGCGCCTGCGTCGACAGGAACGTATCTCCGCCCCGGAGAACCCGCTCCGGCCGTGGACCGTTCTCGACGAGGCCGCCCTGCGTCGCGTCGTCGGCAACCGCTCCGTCATGCGCGACCAGCTGGAACACCTCGTCGAACAGTCCCAGCTCCCGCACGTCACCGTGCAGGTGATCCCCTTCGACATGGGCGCTCACCCGGGACTCAACGGGCAGTACGCGATCCTGGAGTTCCCCGACGCGGCCGACTCCAGCGTGGTCTACATCGAGGGCGTCACCAGCGACCTGTATCTGGAGAAGGCGAACGACGTCCAGAAATACAGCGTGATGTACGAGCATCTGCGGGCGCAGGCCCTGAACGTGGAGCAGTCACGGCAGTTCATCGCGGACATCGCCAAGGAGTACGCGCGCTGA
- a CDS encoding DUF397 domain-containing protein gives MAIQQGATDTWTKSSYSTGNGACVEVKSPVLAAMAVRDSKVPAGPTLAFPADSWNAFVAEVSRGAFDLA, from the coding sequence ATGGCAATCCAGCAAGGCGCCACGGACACGTGGACCAAGTCCTCCTACTCCACCGGCAACGGCGCATGTGTCGAGGTCAAGTCCCCGGTTCTCGCGGCGATGGCCGTACGGGACTCCAAGGTGCCCGCGGGCCCCACGCTGGCGTTCCCCGCGGACTCGTGGAACGCCTTCGTGGCCGAGGTCAGCCGGGGGGCTTTCGACCTCGCCTGA
- a CDS encoding GOLPH3/VPS74 family protein, protein MGRSRRTLPEELLLLALDPTTGTTAQPQSLDLGLAGAQLVELALAGRIAPDGDRIAVVQPRPTGDPTLDCALELLRRRGAPVRAVNWIGGPRLGLRQTYLSHLERCGMVHAVAGQMCGVLPTTRYQATDTEISREIKSRLDSAIRTGVPPDPRTAALAALAHAVGLGKHLYPGNEGRSSRSRLRDLIRHDPMGGLVAHAVMDVQNGVGAQPRRNPAPAGRPATAGVRSAPEPAHGVPMQPRHGSMARAVVH, encoded by the coding sequence ATGGGCAGGAGCCGCAGAACTCTTCCGGAAGAGCTTCTGCTGCTGGCGTTGGACCCGACCACGGGTACCACCGCACAGCCGCAGTCGCTCGACCTCGGTCTGGCCGGAGCACAGCTAGTAGAGCTGGCGCTGGCCGGACGGATAGCCCCAGACGGGGATCGTATCGCCGTGGTGCAGCCACGGCCGACTGGAGATCCAACACTGGACTGTGCGTTGGAACTGCTTCGCCGACGCGGAGCACCCGTACGCGCGGTCAACTGGATTGGCGGACCCCGACTGGGGCTGCGCCAGACCTACCTCTCGCATCTGGAGAGGTGCGGCATGGTCCATGCCGTGGCCGGCCAGATGTGCGGGGTGCTTCCGACAACTCGCTACCAAGCGACGGACACGGAGATCAGCCGGGAGATCAAGTCCCGGCTGGACAGCGCGATCCGCACCGGCGTACCGCCGGACCCGCGGACCGCGGCGCTCGCCGCGCTGGCCCATGCGGTCGGTCTCGGCAAGCACCTGTATCCGGGCAACGAGGGACGCTCGTCCCGCTCCCGGCTACGGGACCTGATCAGGCATGACCCCATGGGCGGCCTCGTGGCCCACGCGGTCATGGACGTTCAGAACGGTGTGGGTGCACAGCCACGCCGCAACCCGGCACCGGCAGGCCGCCCGGCCACCGCCGGAGTCAGGTCCGCACCGGAACCCGCCCACGGCGTTCCGATGCAACCGCGCCACGGTTCCATGGCGCGCGCCGTGGTCCACTGA